A genomic stretch from Thalassophryne amazonica chromosome 18, fThaAma1.1, whole genome shotgun sequence includes:
- the LOC117530363 gene encoding zinc finger protein OZF-like isoform X1: protein MSVPVSTQLAGVVESLVLASVAELWKLLETRPGFLLPASVQAESRDMVIQFASVMETLGNEALGKIINILDELKCLKHNEATKGLKTSQTSILNVLSAVRLEDEHSYGGDSQTSDGVTQMSEPDQENYEDQFILAVTVKDDNDINLEDIADKDEQSYGGDSQTSVTQISEPAQENCEDQFFLAITVKDNNGNINLEDIADSDKGEAAQPVTSDHAQSVTWKDFTCKTCSKTFTTHTDLKSHQRIHTAEKSYSCTFCSKTFRHKRFMQAHMSVHTGETPFMCTECGKGFSSNSNLRTHAIIHTGEKPYSCHICGHSFSLLQNLNRHTRTHAGTKAFTCQVCGKGFTRAVTLRSHELIHTGQKPFRCEHCSKSFRYSVYLKIHQRIHTGEQPYMCEVCGKAFRQKSGLIAHSWVHSTEHPFTCCFCGKTFNNPNSLKLHVRVHNGEKPYVCEVCGKAFSQKSGLNAHNWTHSKERPFICCFCRKTFNNPNSLKLHVRVHSGEKPYVCEVCGKAFSQKGGLNSHLRTHSKDSPAASASGCSVSPTA, encoded by the exons ATGAGCGTTCCCGTGTCGACGCAGCTGGCTGGGGTTGTGGAGTCTCTGGTCCTCGCCTCGGTGGCCGAGCTGTGGAAGCTGCTGGAAACCAGACCGGGCTTCTTGCTGCCGGCTTCAGTGCAGGCCGAGAGCCGGGACATGGTG ATTCAGTTTGCGTCCGTCATGGAGACGTTGGGTAACGAGGCTTTGGGAAAGATCATAAACATCTTAGATGAACTCAAGTGTCTGAAGCACAACGAGGCGACAAAAGGCTTGAAAACATCACAGACCAGTATCCTCAATGTCCTCAGTGCTGTACGCCTGG AAGATGAACACTCGTACGGAGGTGACTCTCAGACCTCTGATGGTGTCACTCAG ATGTCTGAACCTGACCAGGAAAATTATGAAGATCAGTTCATCCTGGCGGTCACTGTGAAAGACGACAATGACATCAACCTGGAAGACATTGCAGACA AAGATGAGCAATCATACGGAGGCGACTCTCAGACCTCTGTCACTCAG ATATCTGAACCTGCCCAGGAAAATTGTGAAGATCAGTTCTTCCTGGCCATCACTGTGAAAGACAACAATGGCAACATCAACTTGGAAGACATAGCAGACA GTGATAAGGGTGAAGCAGCTCAACCGGTGACCTCTGACCACGCGCAGAGCGTGACCTGGAAAGACTTCACATGCAAAACCTGCAGCAAGACcttcacaacacacacagacTTGAAGTCCCACCAGCGCATCCACACGGCAGAGAAGTCGTATTCCTGCACCTTTTGCAGCAAAACCTTCCGCCATAAGCGCTTTATGCAGGCGCACATGAGCGTGCACACAGGCGAGACCCCCTTCATGTGCACCGAATGTGGCAAAGGCTTCTCCAGTAACAGTAATCTCAGAACGCATGCAATCATCCACACGGGGGAGAAGCCCTACAGCTGCCACATATGTGGCCACAGCTTCAGCCTGCTGCAGAACTTGAACCGCCACACTCGCACCCACGCTGGCACCAAGGCCTTCACCTGTCAGGTGTGCGGGAAAGGCTTCACACGCGCCGTCACGCTGAGAAGCCACGAGCTCATCCACACTGGCCAGAAGCCCTTCAGGTGCGAGCACTGCTCCAAGAGTTTCCGATACAGCGTCTACTTGAAGATCCATCAGCGGATCCACACTGGCGAGCAGCCATACATGTGCGAGGTGTGCGGCAAGGCGTTCCGGCAAAAGAGCGGCTTGATCGCTCACAGCTGGGTGCACTCAACGGAGCATCCCTTCACCTGCTGCTTCTGCGGGAAGACGTTCAACAACCCCAACAGCCTGAAGCTGCACGTGCGTGTGCACAACGGTGAGAAGCCATACGTGTGCGAGGTGTGCGGCAAAGCCTTCAGCCAAAAGAGTGGCCTGAACGCGCACAACTGGACGCACTCAAAAGAGCGTCCCTTCATCTGCTGTTTCTGCAGGAAGACGTTCAACAACCCCAACAGCCTGAAGCTGCACGTGCGTGTCCACAGCGGTGAGAAGCCGTACGTGTGCGAGGTGTGCGGCAAAGCCTTTAGTCAAAAGGGCGGCCTGAACTCTCACCTGCGTACACATTCGAAAGATTCACCTGCTGCTTCTGCCAGTGGATGCTCAGTGAGTCCAACAGCCTGA
- the LOC117530363 gene encoding zinc finger protein 664-like isoform X2 — translation MSVPVSTQLAGVVESLVLASVAELWKLLETRPGFLLPASVQAESRDKNVDQFASVMETLGNEALGKIINILDELKCLKHNEATKGLKTSQTSILNVLSAVRLEDEHSYGGDSQTSDGVTQMSEPDQENYEDQFILAVTVKDDNDINLEDIADSDKGEAAQPVTSDHAQSVTWKDFTCKTCSKTFTTHTDLKSHQRIHTAEKSYSCTFCSKTFRHKRFMQAHMSVHTGETPFMCTECGKGFSSNSNLRTHAIIHTGEKPYSCHICGHSFSLLQNLNRHTRTHAGTKAFTCQVCGKGFTRAVTLRSHELIHTGQKPFRCEHCSKSFRYSVYLKIHQRIHTGEQPYMCEVCGKAFRQKSGLIAHSWVHSTEHPFTCCFCGKTFNNPNSLKLHVRVHNGEKPYVCEVCGKAFSQKSGLNAHNWTHSKERPFICCFCRKTFNNPNSLKLHVRVHSGEKPYVCEVCGKAFSQKGGLNSHLRTHSKDSPAASASGCSVSPTA, via the exons ATGAGCGTTCCCGTGTCGACGCAGCTGGCTGGGGTTGTGGAGTCTCTGGTCCTCGCCTCGGTGGCCGAGCTGTGGAAGCTGCTGGAAACCAGACCGGGCTTCTTGCTGCCGGCTTCAGTGCAGGCCGAGAGCCGGGAC AAAAATGTGga TCAGTTTGCGTCCGTCATGGAGACGTTGGGTAACGAGGCTTTGGGAAAGATCATAAACATCTTAGATGAACTCAAGTGTCTGAAGCACAACGAGGCGACAAAAGGCTTGAAAACATCACAGACCAGTATCCTCAATGTCCTCAGTGCTGTACGCCTGG AAGATGAACACTCGTACGGAGGTGACTCTCAGACCTCTGATGGTGTCACTCAG ATGTCTGAACCTGACCAGGAAAATTATGAAGATCAGTTCATCCTGGCGGTCACTGTGAAAGACGACAATGACATCAACCTGGAAGACATTGCAGACA GTGATAAGGGTGAAGCAGCTCAACCGGTGACCTCTGACCACGCGCAGAGCGTGACCTGGAAAGACTTCACATGCAAAACCTGCAGCAAGACcttcacaacacacacagacTTGAAGTCCCACCAGCGCATCCACACGGCAGAGAAGTCGTATTCCTGCACCTTTTGCAGCAAAACCTTCCGCCATAAGCGCTTTATGCAGGCGCACATGAGCGTGCACACAGGCGAGACCCCCTTCATGTGCACCGAATGTGGCAAAGGCTTCTCCAGTAACAGTAATCTCAGAACGCATGCAATCATCCACACGGGGGAGAAGCCCTACAGCTGCCACATATGTGGCCACAGCTTCAGCCTGCTGCAGAACTTGAACCGCCACACTCGCACCCACGCTGGCACCAAGGCCTTCACCTGTCAGGTGTGCGGGAAAGGCTTCACACGCGCCGTCACGCTGAGAAGCCACGAGCTCATCCACACTGGCCAGAAGCCCTTCAGGTGCGAGCACTGCTCCAAGAGTTTCCGATACAGCGTCTACTTGAAGATCCATCAGCGGATCCACACTGGCGAGCAGCCATACATGTGCGAGGTGTGCGGCAAGGCGTTCCGGCAAAAGAGCGGCTTGATCGCTCACAGCTGGGTGCACTCAACGGAGCATCCCTTCACCTGCTGCTTCTGCGGGAAGACGTTCAACAACCCCAACAGCCTGAAGCTGCACGTGCGTGTGCACAACGGTGAGAAGCCATACGTGTGCGAGGTGTGCGGCAAAGCCTTCAGCCAAAAGAGTGGCCTGAACGCGCACAACTGGACGCACTCAAAAGAGCGTCCCTTCATCTGCTGTTTCTGCAGGAAGACGTTCAACAACCCCAACAGCCTGAAGCTGCACGTGCGTGTCCACAGCGGTGAGAAGCCGTACGTGTGCGAGGTGTGCGGCAAAGCCTTTAGTCAAAAGGGCGGCCTGAACTCTCACCTGCGTACACATTCGAAAGATTCACCTGCTGCTTCTGCCAGTGGATGCTCAGTGAGTCCAACAGCCTGA
- the si:ch211-207i20.2 gene encoding zinc finger protein 501 has protein sequence MNVPVEVQLAAVVESLVFASVAELWKLLEPRPGFLMSASVQAMSRGNVIQFASVMETLGNEALGKILNILDGLKCLKHNEATKDLKTPQTSILNVLSAVRLKDEHSYGGDSQTSDDVTQMSEPDQENYEDQFILAVTVKGDDGNINLEDIADKAKAAATERSASDRTPDVVMQNATQMRFTCTVCSKLFMSPSDLMAHDCSHTADTLYACGMCSKTFHQKRSLQVHMRVHSGEKLFTCTECGKGFSKKTHLKTHTIIHTGEKPYGCHVCGRRFNLRQNLNRHAHIHTGEKPFVCKVCGKRFTRTVTLRSHELIHTGQKPFRCEHCSKCFRHVVNLKNHQRIHSGVRPYNCDDCGKTFRQLVNLKTHRRVHTGERPYVCKECGRAFTQKSSLVMHGRTHSMERPFSCSNCEKTFNNNNTLKVHMRIHTGERPYECQVCGKTFSQGSHLRTHCHHIHSGGKQYICDMCGKRYSDKRNLRLHKCVFAHT, from the exons ATGAATGTGCCCGTTGAGGTGCAGCTGGCTGCGGTCGTGGAGTCTCTGGTCTTCGCCTCGGTTGCCGAGCTGTGGAAGCTGCTGGAGCCCAGACCGGGCTTCCTGATGTCGGCTTCAGTGCAGGCCATGAGCCGCGGCAATGTG ATTCAGTTTGCATCCGTCATGGAGACGCTGGGTAACGAGGCTTTGGGAAAGATCTTAAACATCTTAGATGGGCTCAAGTGTCTGAAGCACAACGAGGCGACAAAAGACTTGAAAACACCACAGACTAGTATCCTCAATGTCCTCAGCGCTGTACGCCTGA AAGATGAACACTCGTACGGAGGTGACTCTCAGACCTCTGATGATGTCACTCAG ATGTCTGAACCTGACCAGGAAAATTATGAAGATCAGTTCATCCTGGCGGTCACTGTGAAAGGTGATGATGGCAACATCAACCTGGAAGACATTGCAGACA AGGCCAAAGCTGCAGCCACTGAGCGTTCTGCTTCTGACCGCACGCCTGATGTTGTGATGCAGAATGCGACTCAGATGCGCTTCACGTGCACGGTCTGCAGCAAGTTGTTCATGTCACCAAGCGACCTGATGGCCCATGACTGCAGCCATACGGCTGACACACTATATGCCTGCGGCATGTGCAGTAAAACCTTTCATCAGAAGCGGTCTTTGCAGGTTCACATGCGTGTGCACAGTGGTGAGAAGCTGTTTACGTGCACAGAGTGCGGCAAAGGCTTCTCCAAAAAGACGCACCTCAAGACGCACACCATCATCCACACAGGCGAAAAGCCCTACGGCTGCCACGTGTGCGGCCGCCGCTTCAACCTGCGGCAGAACCTCAACCGCCACGCCCACATTCACACCGGAGAGAAGCCCTTTGTCTGCAAAGTGTGCGGGAAACGCTTCACACGTACCGTCACGCTGAGAAGCCACGAGCTCATCCACACAGGCCAGAAGCCCTTCAGGTGCGAGCACTGCTCAAAGTGTTTCCGCCATGTTGTCAACTTGAAGAATCACCAGAGGATCCACTCAGGTGTGCGGCCGTACAACTGTGACGACTGTGGCAAGACCTTCCGCCAGTTAGTCAACCTAAAGACCCACCGGCGCGTCCACACTGGCGAGCGGCCATACGTGTGCAAGGAGTGTGGGAGGGCGTTCACCCAGAAGAGCAGCCTGGTGATGCACGGTCGGACGCACTCCATGGAGCGCCCGTTCAGCTGCAGCAACTGCGAGAAGACCTTCAATAACAACAACACCCTCAAGGTGCACATGCGCATCCACACGGGAGAGCGACCGTACGAGTGCCAGGTTTGTGGTAAGACCTTCAGCCAGGGGAGCCACCTGCGGACTCACTGTCACCACATCCACAGCGGCGGCAAACAGTACATCTGTGACATGTGCGGGAAGCGATATTCTGACAAGCGCAACCTCAGGCTGCACAAATGTGTCTTTGCACACACGTGA